In the genome of Vicia villosa cultivar HV-30 ecotype Madison, WI linkage group LG7, Vvil1.0, whole genome shotgun sequence, one region contains:
- the LOC131619816 gene encoding histone acetyltransferase HAC12-like: MECKSWIHVAADERNAYDTSRKRGFDELCNQSIKRKFSKPKVDQEKQLKSSNTTVDSVSLIDFFTHDQIIQHINSLRKEPLQITMEDETRIDANTCQLCESKNLYFAPVPIFCICCGHSIGRRKTYFCRKDEEFDAERCFCSFCYNTSKGECITFNMTFVFKTNLKKQTNDDILEEPWVECNKCKRWQHQVCALYNNKKDLDSSANYICAICRLKEIENGVHVPLQEAIVYGAKDLPSTMLSDHLEKRLFKRLMEVRVDGEKVEGNGSLDKVLATESISIREVLSFNKQLKVEKSFLDIIPEKNYPTEFSYRSRVIFLFQKINGADICIFGLYVQEYGSKCGNPNQHCVYISYLDSVKYFRPERVIVEGGALRTFIYHEILIGYLDNCKKRGFSTCYIWSCPPSKGNDYILYRHPKEQKTPSNYKLRSWYLSMLKKATEEKIVVSLTNIYDHFFVPTEKGGSKVTISRLPYFDGDFWCGSAMEKARTIEKESGGDYENMLKKEVSTRVLKTMGHVNPSKDAAKDILVMQKLGQDILHTRKNFIIAHLQNSCTHCFEVIMSGKRWFCTKCKNFQECERCHSSNEHTLKNGEVHRLCEAVVDVIPSNTKHDDTINENEVFKDRNNFLSFCQKYQLQFDTLRHAKYSSMMILYYLSNPSPMLTQNEHKSTQIEDKLAENNSTPQSVYQESNGKMV; this comes from the exons ATGGAATGCAAGAGTTGGATTCATGTGGCAGCTGACGAAAGAAATGCTTATGATACTTCAAGAAAGAGAGGCTTTGATGAATTATGCAATCAATCTATTAAAAGGAAATTCAGTAAGCCAAAAGTTGATCAAGAGAAACAATTAAAATCCTCAAATACAACCGTTGATTCTGTTTCTTTAATTGATTTTTTCACACATGATCAAATAATACAACATATTAATAGTCTCAGAAAGGAACCTCTTCAG ATTACAATGGAAGATGAAACGAGAATTGATGCAAACACATGCCAATTATGTGAAAGCAAAAATCTTTACTTTGCACCTGTACCTATTTTTTGTATATGTTGTGGCCACTCCATCGGCAGGAGAAAAACATATTTCTGTAGAAAAGATGAGGAATTTGATGCAGAGCGTTGCTTTTGCTCCTTTTGTTATAATACATCTAAAGGCGAGTGCATCACATTCAACATGACATTTGTTTTTAAGACAAATCTTAAAAAACAGACAAATGATGATATACTTGAAGAACCG TGGGTTGAATGCAATAAATGCAAAAGATGGCAGCATCAAGTATGTGCActctacaacaacaaaaaagatcTGGATAGTAGTGCTAATTATATATGTGCTATATGCCGcttaaaagaaattgaaaatggaGTGCATGTTCCCTTACaagaggctattgtttatggtgcTAAGGACTTACCAAGTACCATGCTTAGTGACCACTTAGAGAAAAGACTTTTTAAGCGTCTCATGGAAGTGAGAGTAGATGGAGAAAAAGTTGAAGGAAATGGAAGTCTTGATAAG GTTTTAGCAACAGAAAGCATTTCTATTAGAGAAGTGTTATCTTTCAACAAACAATTGAAAGTGGAGAAGTCGTTTCTTGACATCATACCAGAAAAGAATTATCCGACTGAATTCTCGTATAGATCAAGA GTAATATTTCTGTTTCAGAAGATTAATGGAGCAGATATATGCATTTTTGGACTATACGTCCAGGAGTATGGCTCTAAATGTGGCAATCCGAATCAGCATTGTGTGTACATTTCATATCTTGATTCTGTCAAGTATTTTAGGCCCGAAAGAGTGATTGTGGAAGGAGGAGCACTTCGGACCTTCATTTACCATGAGATattg ATTGGATATCTTGATAATTGTAAGAAAAGGGGTTTTTCAACTTGCTACATATGGTCATGTCCTCCTTCAAAAGGAAATGATTATATATTATATCGTCATCCTAAAGAGCAAAAGACTCCAAGCAATTATAAGTTACGCTCTTG GTATCTTTCAATGCTAAAAAAGGCTACTGAAGAAAAAATTGTTGTCAGTTTAACTAATATATATGATCATTTCTTTGTTCCTACTGAAAAGGGAGGCTCCAAAGTAACAATTTCTCGTTTGCCATACTTTGATGGAGATTTTTGGTGTGGTTCTGCTATGGAAAAAGCGAGGACTATTGAAAAAGAGAGTGGAGGAGACTATGAAAATATGTTGAAAAAAGAAGTGTCAACAAGAGTTTTGAAGACTATGGGACATGTTAATCCTTCGAAAGATGCTGCTAAAGACATTCTAGTGATGCAAAAA CTAGGGCAAGATATATTACACACCAGAAAAAATTTCATTATAGCTCATTTACAAAATTCATGCACGCACTGCTTTGAAGTGATAATGTCTGGGAAACGGTGGTTTTGCACTAAATGCAAGAACTTTCAGGAGTGTGAAAG ATGTCATAGTTCAAATGAACACACCTTAAAGAACGGCGAAGTGCATCGACTTTGTGAG GCCGTTGTTGATGTTATCCCTTCCAACACTAAGCATGATGATACTATCAATGAGAATGAAGTATTTAAAGATAGAAACAACTTTTTGAGCTTCTGCCAGAAGTATCAGCTTCAGTTTGACACACTCCGACATGCCAAGTATTCCTCAATGATGATCCTCTACTATCTAAGCAATCCTAGTCCTAT GTTGACTCAAAATGAACACAAATCAACTCAAATTGAAGACAAGCTAGCTGAAAATAATTCAACACCACAATCTGTGTATCAAGAGTCTAATGGGAAAATGGTATGA